Sequence from the Sphingobacteriaceae bacterium GW460-11-11-14-LB5 genome:
ATTACTCTGTTTATAAACCCCAAACGGATCACCTTTGGCAATGTTTTCATTGGTCATGTTTACATAACCATCGCCCATAATTAATCGCACAAAGGTATCATCGTACTTAGCCGATAGCGCACCAATGGCGCAGGAAACCAGGAAAAATGCCAGGGCATAAAACACCTGTTTTCGGTGTTGCAGAAATATTAAGGGGAGTTCTGTTTTCCAAAAATGGATAAACCGGTTCGACTTTTCCTTTTTGTTTTTATAAACGGATTGATGTAGTTTAGAAGCTAAGCCATTGAGATAGGCTGTTGTTTTCGAATTTGGATAAAACGTTTTGGAGTAAGCTAAATCATTAGTGATTTCGATAAACTGATTGGCCACCTCATCAGGATTTGCCTGTTGCATGGAATCATAATGTTGCCACTTCTTCGAATTCTGTTTAACAAATAATGCTTCTCTCATTTAAAGGCCTTACCAAATCTCGGGTTAAAATAGCTAATTTTTTATGGAAATGAAACCAACATTATTTTCAAATCGCCTAACCAAGCTGAACAAATATACACAGATGAACAATCTAAATATGAAAATATAAGAAAACTTTAGTTTAAAAAAATAAATACTGGTTTACCGCTATTATCTTTAAAAAAAATTATGTTTGAATATGGATAGCATCAGAATTAGCACGGCTCAAAATATTGATATTGATTACGAAATTGCCGGCCTTGGTGAGCGTATAGCCGCAAGGTGTATCGATTTGGCTGGATTTATAATTCTCGCTGTAATTACCCTTGTGGTAATGGGCGCTGCACAAATGGCCATGTCGGGAAATGCAGCCATGGTTATTTTTTTCATTTTCCTGGCTATTTTTGCTTTCTACGACCTGGTTTGCGAAATTACGATGGATGGTCAAACCCTGGGGAAGAAGGTGTTAAAGATAAAGGTAATCAGCCTTGATGGCACACAACCAACTTTTGGACAGTATATTTTTAGGTGGTTATTTCGGATGATTGATTTCGGCTTCCCTTTTGGCTGGGGCGTTGTGGCGCTGGTTTCGGTAG
This genomic interval carries:
- a CDS encoding RDD family protein is translated as MDSIRISTAQNIDIDYEIAGLGERIAARCIDLAGFIILAVITLVVMGAAQMAMSGNAAMVIFFIFLAIFAFYDLVCEITMDGQTLGKKVLKIKVISLDGTQPTFGQYIFRWLFRMIDFGFPFGWGVVALVSVAITKNHQRLGDMLAKTTLIKTKPRTEFSNVAFSFSLPEEYEPQFKEVLHLNDRDIELIHEVLTGYYQTGNVDLIYTMAAKTKAHIFVTIPGGMNELQFLETVLKDYNHLTANMSV